TGCTTAATTTGTGTTTATTTGGATTATGCCGCCGAACAATTTATCCAACAATAATAAtctcaattaatatataatatgaagaagaaatcaatgttaaatccaattaatttttttattaaactagtCAAGATGGAACACAAGATGTGTCCATAATAACCAAAATGGAGCACATAATTGCACAGAGACTACCCCTTTACATGTTTAACGTCATCCAACTTTTCACATTAAacaaaggccaaaaatataataaccaaTACATTACACCcccatgaaaataaataattaatttccttAAATATCTGTGACTGAATAGCCGCTATACCATATTCAAAACTTAATACGCTAACAGCAACAAACAACCTCCCTCCAGCAATAATATTTACCATTGTACACTGAATCAATTAAACCAACATGCAAATAATACTTTTAGAATATGTttggatagaaaattttaagtgaggaaagtaatttatcagagaatttaaatttctgtaatttataattcattgtttggatatatttttgtgaaaaatttaaaattttggaattttaaaacaaaattttaaacaattaaaaatctaaaatttcaatttccttctaaaaggtgagaaattgaaattctcttcttaaaGTCTTCTTCAAAAATACCGTATGAGATTGTGGAATATCGATCAGGTCTGAGCGTAAaggaacacgtataactagcacactaatcatatatttttttttcatttattttttttcatcctcataattttaactttttttatccaaacataaaattttaaaaataaaagaatttcaattaaaatatttgaaattcttagaatttaaaatttcttagaattttaaattcctccattcaaacacactcttaacACATTTCGGCAACTGAGAATGATTCGGTCACTGTATGGCACTTTTAATACATTTTAGCGACCGATATAAATTGTTagaaagtaaaattttatattcagTCGCAATATCTGTCTCTGATCATGAATATGTATAAAATTAGTGTCACTTTAAGACGGTTAAGAGATCGACACTCCTCTGCCAATTAAATCAGTCGCTAAGCGCGTTGCCAATTTCAAATATTGACCATATTTGATATTAATCGCTCGCAAAACAATGATTTTTGTGACTGAAGCTTTTCATTCGCAAGATTCGGTGGCTATTTCAGATTTTTGGGTTGTTGGATTCTAAAGTTTTCATGAAAATGTAATGGAGTAAATTTCATGTTTTGaaatggttatttttttaaaaaaaattatatcaaaaaataaaaaagtcattattttgaaaagatCATTTTGACTCACCAAAAATATTAAGGACAAAATCAAAccttttaaatataagaaatcaaactaaatataataaaacaaattaaaagaactaaaagtgCATTTAAgcagaaaaaaatgagttaccaatttatatacaaataagtaaattaaaaacttttacGACCTAAACGAATTGCTAGAATAGAGACTCTTTAATTACCTTTCTAATCACctcaaagatttttattttttatttattttcttaaacctTATGGTTCTATAGTTCTCCAATAAAACTATGAAATATATCCCTACAAATTTCCATCCTTTAAACCGGAAAGAGTTATTTCTATAAAGTTTTATAAACAACTAGCATTAAAAGAGGCTGCCTtttaatgatgataataatatatttctcATAAAATGCAACGTCTCAGAGAATGAAGCAACAATTGCTtgcttaaagaaaataatatataaattaataaacgaTCGGTACCATGGACCACTCTTATGCGAAATAGAATCTTCATTTTCATCCTTTCAAGAAAATAATCTTACTAATTTAGAGTTCGattcaaaagtaaataaaatttaattaaaaattattttcatttttcatctgagactaaattaaaaaaatatccaaattattcaactttaatttcaataattatttatatccaATCACTTGATTAGTTACTAAAGCCATATGCATAATGCAATACTTGCTGGTAGCGGATGTAATGGATGTCTCTTTTATTCATAGTTagcctttcttttttaaaaaaaaaaaaatttttagATCACATGCATTATCATTGGAGACAATTATATTGGAGGTGGATATAACCActattgtaacaaaaaaattaaataaaacatttaaaacaaaGATTTCTATTTCGTTTCAAAGACATGCACTTGCTGTAAttgattctattttatttaaatgaagataaaatatatgtaCTGTCTTTTAaagaatgtataaaaaaaatttcatttaaagagATTTTACACGGTTTGTtcaattgtaattaaattataatttatgataaatttcataataattatttttaggcATGACAACTAAACTCGTATTTGTGGGTATTCGTTCAAATCGTCTCAATTTTAATAAGAAACATCTGAGTTAACTAAGTACGAGTTCAAGGATTATCCGACTTTTTTGTTTGAGATCGGGATTGGGGTGAGGAACGTGGATGTCACTAgccacttaattttttttcttgacaatttttgtaaacaaaagtgatacaattaatttattaatatacaagtaattaaaaataaatgtgtaacaattaatttatttattctaaaattatatttttaatataatttttttaaaaaaaaaacttattttacaaatttgaaCGGGACAAGAACGGGATAACAAATCTCAACCTGTCAAGTATGAGggataaatacaaaaatatgtttGGGAGTCAAGATTGGAGAATGAAGAGATAATACCCGTCCTCACTCCGTCCCATTATTATgtctattttaaaagttatatttattgtttttaattaattgctaGTACAATATTTTTTGGATATGGCAGTGTGGATTTTTTTTACGATAACTGGGGAcagaaattaaataagaataatataataatcttttaatatttttgtgtgtgtaagaaTCAAACTCAAacattaaaagttaatttacaatagttcacaaatttaattgataataaagcGGTATAGTAAGTTTCACCTAATAGAATAATAAATACtaacagaaaaattaaatgGTAGTTATTAAAGTACTTTCAATtctattaatatgatttttgtctaaaacttttattttttattttttagatttatcaTCAGTTTTATAAACATGACTGGATATTTTTAgtgaaatcttttattttacttttgatttatttataatatttaagggTAAGACCGCATACAATATCCTTCcctcataccttcgcatagcgaagaacctctgggcaatggggtacgctAGTTATAATATTCAAACCCATTATAAACAGCCTCGACGTAGcatatataaaatcaataaacCTTCCGTTAATGATTTATCAATTGGTGTATGGAATCATTAGCtcattttaacattaaatatatctAACAGAAAGAAGCCTAATTCttggtattatttttttgtcggtatacgatttttttttcaagatgttaatttgataagaaattaagaatggTGTCTATACTTATACGCTGAAGAGTCATTTCTAGAGCTAGTGTTTCATAAAGCTTGCAAGAGTCAAATTACAATGACCTATAAGGTGCTCGGACTATATTGACTTAATTGTCCTTTTTGCTATACTTATAGGTAAACTATTGTTTTTATGAGATTGCATTGAATAATAAGACTGGATTTCATAGTAGAACTTCCTGTTGACTGACCTGTAATAGGATTGACTTATCAGTACCAACCTTGTCAGGTTGATTCTTTGATTTTAATCTATCGAAATatcttttaaatgataaaattatgctAATTGTGTAATAAAATTGTGATAATTATCAGTATCGACCTTATCAAGTCGAAGTAGACAATATTTTTGTGCCTAATTATGTGCAACGAACTTGAGGTCGTCAATATATTTGTGCTAGAAGGAATGCATACATAAACTATTACTTTTATATATGGTTGCATTGAACAACAAGAACCAATATCCATTGCACAACTCCCCCCCTTTTAGGTTGACTCACTGACCTCAATCTCGTCATGCATCCCGCATGACTATAACATAATTGTGGCATAGATATCACATGCGCCATAATGACCTACCAATTTTTCCTACCAAAATCACTactatataacattaattaagtaATAGTGTTTCATAAATAGACAAGTTAttcaccaaaataaataaataaattaaggattAAGGAGAAagtcttttatttaaataataataatatacaataaGAATTCTTAGAATGAGATCAGAGatgatattaatttcttatatatagcaaaataacatatgctttcttaaataaataacaaaaaaacaactTCATGCATCCTCAACTTTTGCCAAATTAGAGTTAATTCAGTATAAGAGTTCTCACTTTTGAAATCTTGTCAGATTAATTACTCTAGCAAGATTGAAGAATGTCTACGGAAGATGATAATAACAAACCTTACCAAGTACccaaagaaaattattcagttAACAGTCATCGAAGACTATTTAACAAGTATGCTTGTGCTTGTGTGATGACTGCCTCGATTATATCTGCCATATTTGGTTACGGTGAGTGGTTTTCTGTTCTAGTACCTTGTCTTTGCTTATATATAGTGCAGGTTAATTTGGTTTGGTGGTGAAACCATAGTAGATCGACCATGTCAAACTTGATTTGACTCAAAATTACGATGTTTGGTAATTAgagtaaattaatttcaattaattttgactcaaaactacttttcttttcttaatttgttatccaaaacaaaagaaacgaTCTTAATTGAGAGTCTTTGAACCCCTTTGTTTCTTTGCAAACTCTCTAGCTATCTTTCATCTGTTAGAAAAATTCCAAGCCTTGGCAAGGAAGTAAGTCCCTTATTGATTAGCCTCAGGCCCTATATATCAAAGCGTGTCCCTGGAATCCTAGgataatcatttatttatttatttatttaaaaaggcaGTATATGATTGGGAGCCCTAGATAATCACCCTACACTATGTACTATGTAGAACGGTTTCCTTGTAGTTTTTGTTAgagtttaatctttaatctttattctttatttttattttctatgttgAAGTTACATTCACGGGCACATGTCATAggacaatttattaaaaacattacATCTACAATATGATATTATAAAGgattagataaaatatttaaattcataattaattctttatctaaatatattttttgataattattgAAAGACTTTTGTGGTTATTCATCACGAATATGAACAATAATATTATAGTTCTttctcaaacaaaaattatttattcttcaATAGAACCTTCCtagttataaaagaaaaattatgtatGACATCTTGATATATTGAAAATCGTAATTTTCTTATAATgtgttaatatatataacagGTTTTCATATCTTTCAATAGATTAATATtaacatttattcattttatttcagtctatatcatcttatttaaaaatctaatagattcacttaatttgatcacataaaacaaaattcattaattaaccAATATAattctcttataatattaactcacattaattattaaaataaaaaatttgtacaattttttcattgatcagacaaaattaattatgctAATCAATATTAAATTCTTCAGTTATGGGAGTGATGGCTGGAGCACTGATATTCATAAAGGAAGATCTTCAAATCAGTGACCTACAAGTGCAGCTCCTAGCAGGCATCTTAGACGTGTTCGCAGTATCAGGAGCCATGGCTGCAGGAAGAACATCTGATTATATAGGTCGCCGCTACACCGTCATTCTAGCCTCACTCATCTTCTTGTTGGGCTCCATTCTAATGGGCTATGGCCCATCCTACTCAATCTTAATCATTGGAAGATGCATTGTTGGAATTGGTGTGGGTTTTGCATTGATCATAGTACCAGTTTACAGCACAGAGATTTCATCTCCTTCCAAGAGAGGCTTTCTCACCTCTCTCCCAGACCTTTGCATCAACTTGGGGTTCTTGCTTGGCTATGTCTCAAACTACTTGTTTGAAAAATTGCCCCTGAAACTTGGATGGAGAATAATGGTTGCTCTTCCAGCAATTCCTTCCCTCATTCTAGTCATTCTCATGTTGAATTCGGTAGAGTCTCCAAGGTGGTTAGTGATGCAAGGACGTATAGCTGAGGCCAGGAAAGTGCTTTTATTAGTCTCTAATACAAACGAAGAAGCTAAACAACGCTTGAATGAAATAGAAGTTTCTGTTGGCATTGTTGAAAACTGCACCCTAGACATTGTTCAGGTTCCAAGGGAAACTCGCAGTGGTGCAGGAGCTCTTAAGGAACTGTTTTGTAAACCTTCCCCACCTGTGCGTAGGATACTAATTGCCGCCATTGGGGTTCATGTGTTCCAGCAGAGTAGTGGAATCGAGGGTATTTTGGTATATAGCCCAAGGGTGTTTGAGAGAACAGGAATCAGTGACAAGAGCAAGCTCATGCTAGTCACTGTTGGCATGGGAATCAGCAAAACTGTGTCAACATTAGTTGCAACATTTTTGTTGGACAGAGTTGGGAGGAGGATTCTCTTTCTGGTTAGTTCAGGAGGAATGGTTGTGGCACTGTTAGGGTTAGGTGTTTGCATGACCACAGTGGAAAGTTCCACTGAGAAATTATTGTGGACAACAAGCATTGCCATAATTGCTACCTACGTTTATGTGGCTTTTATGGCTATTGGAATTGGGCCTGTGACATGGGTTTATAGCACTGAGATATTTCCTTTGAGATTGAGGGCACAAGGAATTGGCATATGCGTGGCTGTGAACAGAACTACGAATTTGGCAGTGGTCACAAGTTTCATTTCGATCTATAAAAAGATAACAATGGGTgggattttctttctgtttACAGCTATTAATGCTTTGGCTTGGTGTTTCTACTACTTTTTGCCTGAGACTAAAGGAAGATCATTAGAAGATATGGAGAGTATCTTTGGGGAAAATTCCAAATCGAAGGTACAAAATGACGAAGCCAGAGAGCAACACTAGTGAATCTAGTCCATAATCGCAATGTGATGCAGTTGCTGAAAGATATATTGAAGTTGCATCGGTGGAAACCTGTATCCTTGTTGATTCCTCCATAAAGCCAAGTTTTTCCTAACTTTGCTCTTATTATAATAATCCACACCATGATAAATAAGATTTCTTAATCTTAAAAGGAAGTATTTTATAAGATGAATGCGCGTCTTTTACATTTGAAGAGCAATTTTGTATGTTAATTTTTTCTCCAAATATTAAATACCTGTACTGTCACATTAATCAGTTTTAAAAcctttcttaaattatttttatatttcttgtcaaagtaattatataaaagttcaaaactacctctatatattaaattaaaataatataagtatattattctgaaagtgattatttttttatcgtaGCATCTCATATAAAGATTGACTAAcgttaatcatattttttatataggtatttaaaatgtaaatttataagTAGAATACCTCAAtctaaaattttaccttaatctcaattatttaaatttatatattataaattttcattttcgttttctaaaataagataatttatatgcATACTATAGTTTCATGCCTTGCATACTTCACTATGGATTTGAAGATTTATAATGGATTTGGGATGAAATTTATAATAGGAGAAATTTAGTAagaactctctctctctctctctctctctctctctctctctctctctctctctctctatatatatatatatatatatataaaattaaaatttgacagATTTTATAAGATGTGagatggattagggtatgaagaGAGAATATTTTGAGATTCTTTTGGGCATTTGATGTTTTGGTTAGTGAGTTTTGAATAGAAGATAATTTAATCATTCAATTTATAAGGATTTATTTAGTAGAAAACGAGAATTTGagagttttaaataaatgaataggcCAAAGTGATTTAATTTGCTCGAAAAACATGTTGGATCAAAATCACATGCATTCTAAATTAGAGAAATCAGACATGTGATTTGTAACCAAAAAAGACAAGTGATTAAACCATAAATAATCTAACATTTACAACCTAAATTTGACTATTCATAAAGATCGAGCTCATTTATGATCTTATCATCCTAATATACGGCTGCTAGTTTTTTAGgatttcattcaaaataagaatagTAAAGCAAGTGCTATATAAGAATGATTATCGCGCTGATCGCATGCACTGATGCACTCACGTAATTCTATTTGACTTATTTATTATCCTATTTTTGAACGATTTGGTCGATAAAAGTGGCCTACTAAAGTCCAGCTTGTGTTTGTCCACTTGCTGGAACCTGCTGTAGGCTATTTCCATATTTCTATAACTTTGCATGGCTGGCATTGGCAGTGGTATTTGATCCAACTTTTCAGTTTCCACAAAACTTAGTCAAACTCTGACGTTGCAAATTTCATCAGCTTCTTATACCAGACTGATCTCATATATATAGCGCATAAAAACAATTGGTTAATTATGCTGATTATTGAGTTCCCACTCACTCACACACTATAAGGAAGTTGGCTTTGGATATATTTCCTGCAAAGTTAAGGTTTGAATAGTagagaaaaaattaaagtaatttttaacatGCCCTGCGTAAGCCATTGATAGACATTAATAGTCTACACTACTGAAATACTAAAGACAAAATTGTAATGAAATTTCTCTCTGCCTCTTTTATTCATAATCAGTGGTATTTATAGCAGCAAGAGAGTACGGTCACTCAAAGGTAACAGCTGCACTTGAAGATAAGCACAAGGAATATAGCAAAACGGAATTCAGCAACAACATAAGGGAATTGGGGAAACTATCAGCAGTTGGTCATAACCAATTACTGAGGGAATATTCTTCAGCTGCTGGAGGCTTGCTACACGAAGTCCTTGGAAGTAATTGGGTTTCTTTGATGTTCTCTTGGGCCTGCTATGGGTTTGTCCTATATTGCTATCAACACCCTTTCCTGGAAAAACAATCTTGCCCTCAAGGTTGTGGATTGTGGACAAAGTGCCCCAATGTTCCAAGGTGGTGTCCTCTGGTGGTAAGCCTAGCCATTGGACCAACACCAGCTTGGATGCGGGTATAGTAGTGGTGTCCCATTTCCAATCTAGGATAGATAAAGGCTCAATCACCGAGTGGTTGTCAGAGTTAGCGGGATAAATGGTATCAACAGTCACAGGGAATGAACTGTGATGTGGCTTCAGTAAGGAGACATCAAACACCAGGTGAATTCTGGTGGAGTCCGGTAGTTGGAGTTGATAAGCACCAGGGATGCCAAGTTCCTGGATCCCGAAGGGGCCATATAATCGCTTGGGCAACTTAGAATAAGATGACCGGAGTGATGTTTGGCGATAAGGACGAAGGCATACGTAGACCCAATAGCCCACCGAATACGAAACATCCCGATGGTGGGAGTTTGCAACCTGCTTCATTGCGTCTTGGGCCTTAGCCAAATGACGTTGCAGTGTGGTGTGGAGCTGTGTTCATGACACAAGTAGAGAATTGGTTGCTTCGAGCGGCAAAGTTCCTTGTAGGTACTGAGGTATGGAATGGGGTGGTTTTCCGTAGATGACCTCAAACGGCGATAAACCAGTGGTAGAGTGAATTATGGTGTTATATGATCATTCCGCTAGAGAAAGGAAGGTGAACCACTACGAGGGTCTGTTGTGCATGAAAGAGCGAAGGTATTGCTCAAACACTCTATTCAAGACCTCGGTTTGGCTGTCAGTTTTCGAGTAATACGAGGCACATCCTTAGTTTGGTTCCACTTAATCGAAAAAGCTCTTGCCAAAACTTGCTTATTAACAGTGGGTCTCTGTTGGATACAAGACTGCAAGGGAAGCCATGTAATTTTCACACCATATCAATGAATAAAATAGCCACCTTGTACACTGAATGTTTCAGTGGTAATGCACCAAAATGTTCTCCCTTAGAGAATCTATCAACTACtgttgtaacaatagtttatggcaaaccgaaaaaattatTGGCTGAGTCACGaacaatgtcgctttctttaagacgtttcgtggcactgccaaaaattgtacaagcagactatcaaccacgacgtccccaggataaaacaACACAGATCTCTGTATAAGATTCCCATTGCATtgagggaaccttttctagaattacaccctcttgtatgacttgaaaagtcactctaaaagGCAACCGAAAAatgtgacttaaaaagtcactcttaaaaccaaccgaaaaatatgacttacaaaGTCACTCTTAAAGACAACcgaaaaaatatgacttacaaagtcactcttaaaggcaaccgaaaaaatatgacttacaaaatcactcttaaaggcaaccgaaattttagagcgacagaaagaaagagggagaagtttgccgacaatgcatcggctgaaatatgggagggagaaagaaaagttgaggaaatgcttctcaactggggtaaggaaaaaagaagaaatgagttctctatatatagagagtgaaacactattcaagtgtttatcatgagcgatgtgggacttgaagcttttttttcttttttttttcctttcttttttttcaaactttcatttgtTCTAACAACTACCACCAAAATGGTGTTGAAACTATGGGATTAGGGAAGGCTAATGATAAAATTGAGGGAAAGGTCCTCCCAAATAGTGGAGGGAATTGCAAGAGGTTGAAAGAGACCAGCTGGTTTCCTGGTCTCGTATTTCGTCTGTTGACAGATAAGGCATTGGAATACATAGTGGTAGACATCATCCCTCATGTCAATCCAGAAGAAATTTTGTTGGAGTTGTTGCAGGGTTTTTGCAATTCCCACATGGTTGTCCTAAGGGGTGGAATGGAATTCCTCCAACAATAAGGAAGTGAAAGAGTTGCTTGAGGGAAGTCAAACCTTCCCTTGAAAGAAGATGAGGTCATTTGTAATTGTGAAGCTCGAGTATGTGTCGGGCTGGTGTTGGACATTATGTGATAAATCTCTGGACTCAACATTGTCTTGGAGTGAGTGACATAATTGGTCTATGAAAACAAAATTCGGAAGAGATAAAGACCAACATTGACCACCAAGGTATGGTATGTGGGATAATGCGTCGGTCGTGACATTGCCAGAACCTGGCCAGTATTGGATCGAGTAATCATAGCCCAACAACTTAGATAAATAAGTTTGTTGCTCAGGTATTTGGATGACCTGTGACATAAGCTCTTTCAAGCTTTTGTGGTCAGTGATGATGACAAAGGGATGACCCAAGAGGTAGTGTCTCCATTTATGTACCGCAGATGTGATAACATGCAATTCATGACATATGTGGAACCCCATTGTAGTCGAGGACAAAAGAGTTTGCTATAGAACGCGATGGGGTGTGACCGCTGGAGGAGAACTGCTTCCATGGTTGAGCCGGATGTGTCGGATTTAAGagtaaaaggaaaatcaaaatCAGGGGAAGCCAGTATTGGAGCTTCCCTCATAGCCTGTTTAAGCTTGTCGAAAGCTTGTTGGGCCTCCATGGACTAAGAGGATTGATTTTTccttaaaagtaaatttaataGTGCCACAATCAAAGCATAGCCACATATGAAACGACGATAGAATCCCGTCAAACCGAGAAAACCACAAAGCTCGATGGTGGATGTCCAAGATGGCCACTCCCTCATGGCACTAATCTTGGCAAGGTATGGGGCCACGCCTGAAGCTGACACAATGTGTCTGAGGTATTGAAGAGTGTTCCTGGCAAACAAGCACTTCAAACTCGCTGATGGAATTGTTCCCAGGATAAGGTAGCAAAATCAACTCCATCCTC
The nucleotide sequence above comes from Glycine soja cultivar W05 chromosome 11, ASM419377v2, whole genome shotgun sequence. Encoded proteins:
- the LOC114375861 gene encoding probable polyol transporter 6, which codes for MSTEDDNNKPYQVPKENYSVNSHRRLFNKYACACVMTASIISAIFGYVMGVMAGALIFIKEDLQISDLQVQLLAGILDVFAVSGAMAAGRTSDYIGRRYTVILASLIFLLGSILMGYGPSYSILIIGRCIVGIGVGFALIIVPVYSTEISSPSKRGFLTSLPDLCINLGFLLGYVSNYLFEKLPLKLGWRIMVALPAIPSLILVILMLNSVESPRWLVMQGRIAEARKVLLLVSNTNEEAKQRLNEIEVSVGIVENCTLDIVQVPRETRSGAGALKELFCKPSPPVRRILIAAIGVHVFQQSSGIEGILVYSPRVFERTGISDKSKLMLVTVGMGISKTVSTLVATFLLDRVGRRILFLVSSGGMVVALLGLGVCMTTVESSTEKLLWTTSIAIIATYVYVAFMAIGIGPVTWVYSTEIFPLRLRAQGIGICVAVNRTTNLAVVTSFISIYKKITMGGIFFLFTAINALAWCFYYFLPETKGRSLEDMESIFGENSKSKVQNDEAREQH